A single region of the Mycobacterium lentiflavum genome encodes:
- a CDS encoding MgtC/SapB family protein, with the protein MSQTLSVADFALRLGVGVGCGALVGIERQWRARRAGLRTNALVAAGATLFVLYAVATPDSSPTRVASYVVSGIGFLGGGVILREGVNVRGLNTAATLWCSAAIGVLAASGNLLFTLIATVAVITIHVVGRPLGRVIDHDNDTEEDEGRRPFLVQAICRPKSEKYARAQLVQHASSNDLTLRGIQTGQSDDDEITLTAHLLVDGHTPAKLERLVAELSLQPGVRAVQWYAGDEERAD; encoded by the coding sequence ATGTCGCAGACGCTCAGCGTCGCCGATTTCGCGCTCCGGCTGGGCGTCGGGGTGGGCTGCGGCGCCCTGGTCGGAATCGAACGGCAGTGGCGAGCACGCCGGGCCGGTTTGCGGACCAACGCGCTGGTGGCCGCTGGCGCCACCTTGTTCGTGCTGTACGCGGTCGCTACCCCGGACAGCAGCCCCACCCGGGTCGCGTCCTACGTAGTGTCCGGTATCGGCTTTCTCGGCGGCGGGGTGATTCTGCGCGAGGGCGTCAACGTCCGGGGCCTCAACACCGCCGCAACCCTGTGGTGCTCCGCGGCGATAGGGGTACTGGCCGCCTCCGGAAACTTGCTGTTCACCTTGATCGCCACCGTCGCCGTCATCACTATCCACGTGGTGGGCCGCCCGCTGGGGCGGGTCATCGACCACGACAACGACACTGAGGAAGACGAAGGCCGTCGACCCTTCCTGGTTCAGGCGATCTGTCGCCCAAAATCCGAGAAGTACGCCCGCGCACAGCTGGTACAGCATGCCAGCAGCAACGACCTGACGCTGCGCGGCATCCAGACCGGGCAGTCCGACGACGACGAGATCACTTTGACCGCACACCTTCTCGTGGATGGGCATACACCGGCCAAGCTCGAGCGATTGGTCGCCGAGCTTTCCCTGCAGCCCGGTGTTCGAGCGGTGCAGTGGTATGCCGGTGACGAAGAGCGTGCCGACTGA
- a CDS encoding sterol desaturase family protein: MSAITGFLAVLPPQLRDPVLFAIPFFLVLLILEWTAARKLERLEAAAEDPRPASGAYLTRDSWASISMGLVSIATTAGWKTLALLGYAAIYAYLAPWHLRVDQWYTWVIAIVGVDLLYYAYHRIAHRVRLIWATHQAHHSSQYFNFATALRQKWNNSGEILMWIPLPLLGIPPWMVFFAFSINLIYQYWVHTERIGKLARPIEFVFNTPSHHRVHHGMDKVYLDKNYGGIFILWDRLFGSFQAELFRPHYGLTKQVDTFNIWNLQTREYVAIARDWRSANRLRDRLGYVFGPPGWTPRPAAAVDESVRLATSS, translated from the coding sequence GTGAGCGCGATCACCGGGTTCTTAGCCGTACTGCCCCCGCAGCTGCGGGACCCGGTGCTGTTCGCGATTCCGTTCTTCCTGGTGCTGCTGATTCTCGAGTGGACCGCGGCGCGCAAGCTCGAACGGCTCGAGGCCGCCGCCGAGGATCCCCGGCCGGCGTCGGGCGCGTATTTGACCCGCGATTCGTGGGCCAGCATTTCGATGGGCCTGGTTTCGATCGCGACTACCGCCGGTTGGAAGACTCTGGCCCTACTCGGGTATGCCGCGATTTATGCCTACCTGGCGCCGTGGCACCTGCGGGTGGACCAGTGGTACACCTGGGTCATTGCGATCGTCGGCGTCGACCTGCTGTACTACGCCTACCACCGCATCGCGCACCGGGTGCGGCTGATCTGGGCCACTCACCAGGCGCATCACTCCAGCCAATACTTCAACTTCGCGACCGCGCTTCGCCAGAAGTGGAATAACAGCGGCGAGATCCTGATGTGGATTCCGCTGCCGCTGTTGGGGATTCCACCCTGGATGGTGTTCTTCGCGTTCTCGATCAATTTGATCTACCAGTACTGGGTGCACACCGAGCGGATCGGCAAGCTCGCGCGACCGATCGAGTTCGTTTTCAATACGCCGTCACACCATCGCGTGCACCACGGCATGGACAAGGTGTACCTCGACAAGAATTACGGCGGCATCTTCATCCTCTGGGACCGCCTGTTCGGCAGCTTCCAGGCTGAGCTGTTCCGCCCGCATTACGGGCTCACCAAGCAGGTGGACACCTTTAACATCTGGAACCTGCAGACCCGCGAATACGTCGCGATCGCGCGCGACTGGCGCTCGGCGAACCGGCTGCGCGACCGGCTGGGTTACGTATTCGGACCGCCGGGCTGGACTCCGCGCCCGGCCGCCGCAGTCGACGAGTCCGTGCGGCTGGCGACGTCCTCGTAA
- a CDS encoding NAD(P)/FAD-dependent oxidoreductase codes for MADKLAVLIIGSGFAGLWAALGAARRLDELAVPAGTVDVTVLSATPFHDIRVRNYEADLSACRIPLAELLDPAGVAHTATEVTAIDAGTRTVRTADGATYGYDRLVLASGSRVLRPAVPGLQEFGFDVDTYDGAVELQRHLQRLADRAPAPATSTVVVVGAGLTGIETACELPNRLRALLSGDPRVILVDRNPLVGSDMGASARPVIQKALLDNGIETRTGVGVDVVSRNGVTLSSGEQLEAATVVWCAGMRASSLTEQLPVERDRSGRVPVDDYLRVIGVGSVFAAGDVAAARMDDEHLSVMSCQHGRPMGRYAGYNVISDLFGEPMRALRIPWYVTVLDLGPAGAVYTEGWDRVVVATGADAKTTKQTINSKRIYPPLTGIRAELLAAAAPELQARP; via the coding sequence ATGGCAGACAAGCTGGCGGTGCTGATCATCGGCTCCGGATTTGCGGGATTGTGGGCAGCGCTGGGCGCCGCTCGGCGACTCGACGAGCTCGCGGTGCCGGCGGGGACCGTCGACGTCACTGTGCTCAGCGCTACGCCGTTCCATGACATCCGGGTCCGCAACTACGAGGCCGACTTGAGCGCCTGCCGCATCCCGCTGGCCGAGCTTTTGGATCCCGCCGGCGTGGCCCACACCGCGACCGAGGTGACCGCGATCGACGCCGGCACGCGCACGGTCCGCACGGCCGATGGTGCGACCTACGGCTACGACCGGCTGGTGCTGGCGTCGGGTAGCCGGGTGCTCAGACCCGCGGTGCCGGGGCTGCAGGAGTTCGGTTTTGACGTCGACACCTATGACGGCGCAGTCGAGCTGCAACGGCATCTGCAACGGCTCGCCGACCGTGCGCCGGCGCCCGCGACGTCGACCGTCGTCGTGGTCGGCGCCGGGCTGACCGGCATCGAAACGGCATGCGAGCTGCCGAACCGGTTGCGCGCGTTGCTCTCCGGAGACCCCCGGGTGATTCTCGTCGACCGAAATCCACTGGTCGGCTCCGACATGGGAGCTTCGGCACGGCCGGTGATTCAAAAAGCGCTGTTGGACAACGGGATTGAGACAAGGACCGGAGTTGGTGTCGACGTTGTCAGCCGCAACGGCGTGACGCTGTCCTCGGGTGAGCAGCTGGAGGCGGCCACGGTGGTGTGGTGTGCCGGGATGCGGGCGAGCTCGCTGACCGAACAACTGCCGGTCGAACGCGACCGCTCGGGCCGGGTACCCGTCGACGATTATCTGCGGGTGATCGGGGTCGGGTCGGTCTTCGCCGCCGGTGATGTGGCGGCCGCCCGCATGGACGACGAACACCTGTCGGTGATGTCGTGTCAGCATGGGCGGCCGATGGGCCGTTATGCCGGCTACAACGTTATCAGTGACCTGTTCGGCGAGCCGATGCGTGCCCTTCGAATCCCTTGGTATGTAACGGTTCTCGATCTCGGACCGGCTGGCGCCGTCTACACCGAAGGGTGGGACCGCGTGGTGGTAGCCACGGGCGCGGACGCCAAGACGACCAAGCAGACCATCAATTCCAAGCGGATCTATCCCCCACTGACCGGCATCCGCGCCGAGCTGTTGGCCGCGGCCGCACCGGAGTTGCAGGCGCGCCCGTAG
- a CDS encoding FAD-binding protein yields MSTEIPATVKADTVTSWSDDVDVLVIGFGIGGGCAAVSAAADGARVLVLERAAAAGGTSSMAGGHFYLGGGTAVQQATGQDDTPEEMYKYLVAVSREPDLEKIRVYSDDSVEHFDWLEDLGFQFERSYYPGKVVVPPGTEGLSYTGNEKVWPFCEQAKPAPRGHSVPVPGELGGAAMVIDLLVKRAADLGVQVRYETGATNLVVDDHGAVVGVAWKHFTETGAIKAKSVIIAAGGFAMNPEMVAQYTPALAQERKTKHHGTVAPYILGNPNDDGLGIRMGVSAGGVAKNMDDLFITAAAYPPAILLTGVIVNKDGKRFVTEDSYHSRTSAFVLEQPEQTAYLIVDEAHTEMPEMPLIKFIDGYETIAELEDALGIPTGNLAATLDRYNEFAAKGEDPDFHKQPEYLAAQDNGPWAVFDLSLGRAMYSGFTMGGLATSVDGQVLREDGTPVPGLYAVAACASNIAQDGKGYASGTQLGEGSFFGRRAGTHAAQQAVGAQR; encoded by the coding sequence ATGAGCACCGAGATTCCAGCAACGGTCAAGGCGGACACAGTGACGTCGTGGTCGGACGACGTCGACGTGCTGGTGATCGGCTTCGGCATCGGCGGTGGCTGCGCCGCGGTGAGTGCGGCGGCCGACGGCGCGCGGGTGCTGGTCTTGGAGCGCGCTGCCGCCGCGGGCGGAACCTCCTCCATGGCCGGCGGTCACTTCTACCTGGGCGGTGGCACCGCGGTTCAGCAGGCCACCGGGCAGGACGACACCCCCGAGGAGATGTACAAGTACCTCGTCGCGGTGTCGCGCGAGCCGGATCTCGAGAAGATTCGGGTGTACTCCGACGACAGCGTCGAGCACTTCGATTGGCTGGAGGACCTTGGCTTCCAGTTCGAGCGCAGCTACTACCCGGGCAAGGTGGTCGTCCCACCGGGGACCGAGGGGCTGAGCTACACCGGCAACGAAAAGGTATGGCCCTTCTGCGAGCAGGCCAAGCCCGCGCCGCGCGGGCACTCGGTACCGGTGCCCGGCGAGTTGGGTGGCGCGGCGATGGTGATCGACCTCCTGGTCAAGCGCGCCGCTGACTTGGGAGTGCAGGTGCGCTACGAGACCGGGGCGACCAACCTCGTCGTCGACGACCACGGTGCGGTGGTCGGCGTCGCCTGGAAGCACTTCACCGAAACCGGTGCGATCAAAGCAAAGTCGGTCATCATTGCCGCCGGCGGATTTGCGATGAACCCGGAGATGGTCGCCCAGTACACTCCCGCACTGGCCCAGGAACGGAAAACCAAGCATCACGGCACGGTGGCGCCCTACATCCTGGGCAACCCCAACGACGACGGACTGGGCATTCGGATGGGCGTCTCGGCCGGCGGAGTCGCCAAGAACATGGACGACTTGTTCATCACCGCGGCGGCGTACCCGCCCGCTATTCTGCTGACCGGTGTGATCGTCAACAAGGACGGCAAGCGCTTCGTCACCGAGGACTCCTACCACTCGCGCACCTCGGCATTCGTCCTCGAGCAGCCGGAGCAGACCGCCTACCTGATCGTCGACGAGGCGCACACCGAGATGCCCGAAATGCCACTGATCAAATTCATCGACGGCTACGAGACCATCGCCGAATTGGAGGACGCGCTGGGCATTCCGACCGGCAACCTGGCGGCGACCCTGGACCGCTACAACGAGTTCGCGGCCAAGGGCGAGGACCCGGATTTTCACAAGCAACCGGAATACCTTGCGGCGCAAGACAATGGGCCGTGGGCGGTGTTCGATCTGTCGCTGGGCCGGGCGATGTACTCGGGGTTCACGATGGGCGGCCTGGCCACGTCGGTGGACGGTCAGGTGTTGCGTGAAGACGGCACACCGGTGCCGGGGCTCTACGCGGTCGCGGCGTGTGCCTCCAACATCGCCCAAGACGGCAAGGGCTACGCCAGCGGCACCCAGCTGGGCGAGGGCTCGTTCTTCGGCCGCCGCGCCGGAACGCACGCCGCCCAGCAGGCCGTGGGCGCGCAGCGCTAG
- a CDS encoding ABC transporter ATP-binding protein/permease has protein sequence MGPTLFKPSIDWSSALVDSLQWVAIAWAVGAVCLIVVLTVFRFFTPWGRQFWRITRGYFVGPASVKVWLVLGVLLLSVLLAVRLTVLLSYQGNDLYTSVQIAVQGTAAGDDTVKQSGIHGFYMSLLIFSVLATLYVIRFMLDIYITQRFMIAWRMWLTAHLTDDWLDGKAYYRDLFIDNTIDNPDQRIQQDIDIFTANAGGTPNNPSNGTGGTLLFGAVNAVASVISFAAILWNLSGDLTLFGITLPRAMFWTVLVYVLIATVVAIWLGRPLIWLSFNNEKLNAAFRYALVRLRDAAEAVGFYRGERAERAQLWQRFTPIIDNYRKFVRRTIIFNGWNWSVSQAIVPLPWIIQAPRLFSGKINFGDVGQTATAFGNIHDSLSFFRNNYDAFASFRAAIIRLHGLVDANAQGRALPAVLVKPSQDKAVELAGIEVRTPAGDQLIDSLDIELDTGDTLVITGRSGAGKTTLLRSLAELWPYASGTLCRPDGDNATMFLSQLPYVPLGSLRGVVCYPNSPDDISDGELHEVLTKVALAPLIQRLDEEQDWAKVLSPGEQQRVAFARILLTKPRAVFLDEATSALDEGLEFALYQLLRNELPECVVVSVSHRNTVEQHHEQELQLLGGGRWQLGPVGQEPVTV, from the coding sequence TTGGGTCCCACGCTATTCAAGCCATCCATCGACTGGTCGTCGGCACTTGTGGACTCGTTGCAATGGGTCGCCATCGCCTGGGCGGTCGGCGCAGTATGTCTGATCGTCGTGCTGACGGTGTTCAGGTTCTTCACGCCCTGGGGCCGGCAGTTCTGGCGGATCACCCGGGGGTATTTCGTCGGCCCGGCCAGCGTCAAGGTGTGGCTGGTACTCGGGGTGCTGCTGCTCTCGGTGCTGCTTGCGGTGCGGCTGACCGTGCTGCTCAGCTACCAGGGCAACGACCTGTACACGTCGGTGCAGATCGCGGTCCAGGGCACGGCTGCCGGCGACGACACCGTCAAACAGTCTGGTATTCACGGCTTTTACATGTCGCTGCTGATTTTCAGCGTGCTGGCCACGCTCTACGTCATCCGATTCATGCTCGACATCTACATCACCCAGCGGTTCATGATCGCGTGGCGCATGTGGTTGACCGCGCACCTGACCGACGACTGGCTGGACGGCAAGGCCTATTACCGGGATCTGTTCATCGACAACACGATTGACAACCCCGACCAGCGTATCCAGCAGGACATCGACATCTTCACCGCGAATGCCGGTGGAACCCCTAACAACCCGTCCAACGGCACAGGCGGCACCTTGCTGTTCGGGGCCGTCAACGCGGTCGCTTCGGTGATCTCGTTCGCCGCCATCCTGTGGAACCTGTCCGGGGACCTGACCCTGTTCGGTATCACGTTGCCACGGGCCATGTTCTGGACCGTGCTGGTCTATGTGCTGATCGCGACGGTTGTCGCGATTTGGCTTGGGCGGCCACTGATTTGGCTCAGCTTCAACAACGAGAAACTCAACGCCGCGTTCCGCTATGCCCTGGTGCGGCTGCGCGACGCCGCCGAAGCGGTCGGCTTCTACCGCGGCGAGCGGGCCGAGCGGGCGCAACTGTGGCAGCGCTTCACGCCGATCATCGACAACTACCGCAAGTTCGTCCGCCGGACCATCATCTTCAACGGCTGGAACTGGTCGGTATCGCAGGCGATCGTCCCGCTGCCGTGGATCATCCAGGCACCGCGGTTGTTCTCCGGCAAGATCAACTTCGGCGATGTCGGCCAGACCGCAACGGCATTCGGCAACATTCACGACTCGCTGTCGTTCTTCCGGAACAACTACGACGCGTTCGCCTCGTTCCGCGCGGCCATCATCCGGTTGCACGGATTGGTCGACGCCAACGCCCAGGGCCGCGCGCTGCCGGCGGTGCTGGTCAAACCGAGCCAGGACAAGGCGGTCGAGCTGGCCGGGATCGAGGTCCGCACCCCGGCGGGAGATCAGCTGATCGACTCGCTCGACATCGAGCTCGATACCGGCGACACGCTGGTGATCACCGGGCGTTCCGGCGCGGGCAAGACCACGCTGCTGCGCAGTCTGGCCGAATTGTGGCCGTACGCCTCGGGAACACTGTGCCGCCCGGACGGCGACAACGCGACGATGTTCCTCTCGCAGTTGCCGTACGTGCCGCTGGGCAGTCTGCGCGGCGTGGTGTGCTACCCGAACTCGCCGGATGACATCAGCGACGGCGAGCTGCACGAGGTGCTGACCAAGGTGGCGCTGGCCCCGCTGATCCAACGGCTCGACGAAGAGCAGGACTGGGCCAAGGTGCTGTCGCCGGGTGAGCAGCAGCGTGTTGCCTTCGCCCGGATTCTGCTCACCAAGCCGCGCGCCGTCTTCCTCGACGAGGCCACCTCCGCGCTCGACGAGGGACTGGAATTCGCGCTCTATCAACTACTGCGCAACGAACTTCCGGAGTGCGTCGTGGTCAGCGTCAGCCATCGCAACACCGTCGAGCAGCATCACGAACAAGAGCTGCAATTGCTCGGCGGCGGCCGCTGGCAGCTCGGGCCGGTCGGCCAGGAGCCCGTGACGGTCTAG
- a CDS encoding Rv1815 family serine proteinase, whose product MVYRMALRVLAAAIAAVACTPGSPAATAHADPVVVSPGMEILQDNRLCTLGYVDQAARIAYTAGHCRSTGNIVTDRNRNPIGHLATFRDDTPSGSTVAVDQAISDYEVIALDPNIPLNNMLPGGRPLVSSPNVALQPGQAVCHFGVSTGETCGTVEAVNNGWFTMSHGVQSHPGDSGGPVYLASAAGPGQIVGIFNSMWGDFPAAVSWRATSEQVHQDMAGQLNGG is encoded by the coding sequence ATGGTGTATCGCATGGCACTTCGCGTACTCGCCGCGGCGATTGCGGCCGTGGCCTGTACACCCGGCTCGCCGGCAGCCACGGCACACGCCGACCCGGTGGTGGTGTCGCCGGGCATGGAGATCCTGCAGGACAACCGGCTGTGCACCCTGGGCTACGTCGATCAGGCCGCGAGAATCGCCTATACCGCCGGGCATTGCCGCAGCACCGGAAATATCGTCACCGACAGAAACCGCAACCCGATCGGCCATCTCGCGACTTTCCGCGACGACACCCCAAGCGGCTCGACCGTCGCCGTCGACCAGGCCATCAGCGACTACGAAGTGATCGCGCTGGATCCCAACATTCCGCTGAACAACATGCTGCCGGGCGGACGGCCGCTGGTGTCGAGCCCGAACGTAGCGCTGCAGCCCGGGCAGGCGGTCTGCCACTTCGGCGTCTCCACCGGCGAAACCTGCGGGACCGTCGAGGCGGTGAACAACGGCTGGTTCACCATGTCCCACGGTGTCCAGAGCCATCCGGGCGACTCCGGCGGACCGGTGTACTTGGCCTCGGCCGCCGGTCCGGGGCAGATCGTCGGGATCTTCAACAGCATGTGGGGCGACTTTCCCGCGGCGGTATCGTGGCGGGCCACCTCCGAACAGGTTCACCAGGACATGGCGGGGCAGCTCAACGGCGGCTAG
- a CDS encoding nitroreductase/quinone reductase family protein, which translates to MSTRYEEPTRVARAGNAVIRWLAELGVSIAGTRALRVRGRTSGKPRAVVINLLTIDGVDYLVSPRGNTQWARNVRAAGAVEVGPRWRRKHLTAAEVEDAAKPAVLKRYLDRWYWQVKGYVGGLTPDSSEEEFRAGAPSIPVFVLGSQ; encoded by the coding sequence ATGTCCACCCGCTACGAAGAACCCACCCGTGTCGCCCGCGCCGGTAACGCCGTGATTCGATGGCTCGCCGAACTCGGGGTCAGCATCGCGGGCACCCGGGCGCTGCGCGTCCGGGGGCGCACATCGGGAAAGCCGCGTGCGGTGGTGATCAACCTGTTGACCATCGACGGCGTGGATTATCTCGTTTCGCCGCGAGGCAATACCCAGTGGGCACGCAACGTGCGTGCCGCCGGTGCCGTCGAGGTGGGGCCGCGGTGGCGGCGCAAACACCTGACGGCTGCCGAGGTCGAGGACGCGGCTAAGCCCGCGGTGCTGAAGCGGTATCTAGACAGGTGGTACTGGCAGGTCAAGGGTTATGTGGGCGGCCTGACGCCGGATTCCAGCGAGGAAGAGTTCCGCGCAGGCGCCCCGTCCATACCCGTCTTCGTACTCGGGTCGCAGTGA
- a CDS encoding DUF732 domain-containing protein: MKRLFAVLGVFAMIGLAGPAYAEPVPEPDGDDGAFLATLRQAGFSFSSEASAVTAGRAVCSCLNNGESGLELVHDVKNHNPGMSMEMASDFALISAKFYCPHQLSKA; this comes from the coding sequence ATGAAACGGCTATTTGCGGTACTCGGCGTGTTCGCGATGATTGGCCTCGCGGGGCCGGCGTACGCCGAACCAGTGCCGGAACCCGACGGTGACGACGGGGCCTTCCTGGCCACACTGCGCCAGGCCGGCTTCAGCTTTTCCAGTGAGGCCTCAGCCGTCACGGCAGGGCGCGCGGTGTGCTCGTGCCTGAACAACGGCGAGTCCGGGCTGGAGCTGGTGCACGACGTGAAAAATCACAACCCAGGAATGAGCATGGAGATGGCATCGGACTTCGCGCTGATATCGGCGAAGTTCTATTGCCCGCACCAACTTTCGAAAGCGTGA
- a CDS encoding TetR/AcrR family transcriptional regulator, with amino-acid sequence MGKRQESREQIEARIVELGRRHLVDRGAAGLSLRAIARDLGMVSSAVYRYVSSRDELLTLLLIDAYSDLADAVDRARDTADEVWSDDVVAIARAARRWAVAHPAQWALLYGSPVPGYHAPAERTVGVGTRVVGAIFDAIAAGITTGDIRLTNTVVPQPMSSDFDRIRQEFSFPGDDAVIAKCFLFWAGVLGAISLEVFGQYGADTLTDPEAVFNTQLALLVDMLVQH; translated from the coding sequence GTGGGCAAACGCCAGGAGTCACGGGAACAGATCGAGGCGCGCATCGTCGAGCTGGGCCGGCGGCACCTGGTCGACCGCGGCGCGGCCGGGCTGTCACTCCGCGCGATAGCTCGCGACCTGGGCATGGTCTCCTCGGCGGTGTACCGGTATGTGTCCAGTCGAGACGAACTGCTCACCCTACTGCTCATCGACGCCTACTCCGACCTGGCCGACGCGGTGGACCGAGCCCGCGACACCGCGGACGAAGTGTGGAGTGACGACGTCGTCGCGATCGCCCGGGCGGCGCGGCGCTGGGCCGTGGCGCACCCCGCCCAGTGGGCCCTGCTGTACGGCAGCCCGGTCCCCGGTTATCACGCTCCGGCGGAACGCACCGTCGGAGTCGGCACCCGCGTGGTGGGAGCCATCTTCGACGCCATCGCCGCCGGGATCACCACCGGCGACATCCGGCTGACCAATACCGTTGTCCCGCAACCGATGTCGTCGGACTTCGACCGAATCAGGCAAGAGTTCAGCTTTCCCGGCGACGACGCCGTCATCGCCAAGTGCTTCTTGTTCTGGGCCGGGGTGCTGGGCGCCATCAGCCTCGAGGTGTTCGGACAATACGGCGCCGACACCCTGACCGATCCGGAAGCCGTGTTCAACACCCAGCTCGCACTGCTGGTGGACATGCTCGTCCAGCACTGA
- a CDS encoding VOC family protein gives MTLAVQSPIQIAWVTQNLDATETALTGLLGARKWVRIPDVHFAPDSCSYRGKPADFVAHISLSYLGDMQLELIEPVSGENIYSEFLRDSGPGLHHICVAAETPERFDAALADAANHGAAVVQQGVMPGGIQFAYVAAPQAGVPYVEIAYISPEMRAFYDYIKQEQG, from the coding sequence ATGACGCTTGCAGTTCAATCACCGATACAGATCGCCTGGGTCACCCAAAATCTGGATGCCACCGAAACGGCTCTCACCGGCCTGTTAGGCGCCCGGAAGTGGGTGCGGATACCCGACGTGCACTTTGCTCCGGACAGCTGTAGCTACCGTGGCAAGCCGGCCGACTTCGTCGCCCACATTTCCTTGAGCTATCTCGGCGACATGCAGCTGGAGCTCATCGAACCGGTCAGTGGGGAGAACATCTATAGTGAATTTCTTCGTGACTCCGGGCCAGGTTTGCACCACATCTGCGTGGCGGCCGAAACCCCCGAGCGATTCGACGCGGCACTGGCCGACGCCGCCAATCACGGCGCCGCGGTGGTGCAGCAGGGCGTGATGCCCGGCGGAATCCAATTCGCGTACGTCGCAGCGCCACAGGCGGGCGTGCCGTACGTGGAGATCGCGTACATCTCGCCCGAGATGAGGGCGTTTTACGACTACATCAAACAGGAGCAAGGGTGA